One genomic window of Deltaproteobacteria bacterium includes the following:
- a CDS encoding TIGR00725 family protein: protein MKKIIIGVMGPGPGATKKDIENAFSLGRGIAENGWALLTGGMPSGVMEAANRGAKESGGLTIGILPVDRSDLASPFVDIPIATGMGSARNNINILSSHIVIACGMGSGTASEIALAIKGGKQVILINELEESHSFFARLSPRQVFIAQNVDSAMGLVRKYLDSLPAVSNS, encoded by the coding sequence GTGAAAAAAATAATTATTGGTGTCATGGGGCCTGGTCCCGGCGCAACGAAAAAGGATATTGAAAATGCATTTTCCCTTGGCAGAGGGATTGCAGAAAATGGCTGGGCACTGCTGACGGGGGGAATGCCGAGCGGCGTCATGGAGGCGGCCAACCGTGGCGCAAAGGAGAGCGGTGGCCTGACAATAGGTATTTTGCCTGTTGACAGGAGTGATCTGGCCTCCCCATTTGTCGACATCCCCATTGCCACAGGGATGGGGAGCGCCCGCAATAATATCAATATTCTTTCCAGCCATATTGTCATTGCCTGCGGGATGGGCTCCGGAACGGCTTCCGAGATTGCCCTTGCTATCAAGGGGGGAAAGCAGGTTATTCTCATAAATGAGCTGGAGGAGAGCCACTCCTTTTTTGCCAGACTCTCCCCCCGGCAGGTTTTCATTGCCCAAAATGTTGATTCTGCCATGGGCCTTGTCCGGAAATACCTGGATAGTCTGCCGGCTGTTTCCAATTCTTAG